The Litchfieldia alkalitelluris genome has a window encoding:
- a CDS encoding acyl-CoA dehydrogenase family protein, producing the protein MSKTTEGLVKGGAFLIEDLQADQIFTPEDFNEEHIMIGKTTEDFISGEVKPHIEEIENHNFDISVKLLKQAGDLGLLGVDVPEEYGGLGLDKISSAVITEKFSGAGGFSLSYGAHVGIGSLPIVLFGNEEQKQKYLPYLATGEKLAAYALTEPGSGSDALGAKTTAKLNAEGTHYILNGEKQWITNAGFADVFVVYAKVDGEHFTAFIVDRAFSGVSTGPEEKKMGIKGSSTRTLILEDVAVPKENLLGELGKGHIIAFNILNIGRYKLAVGTIGGSKNIIELAVKYANQRQQFKTPISKFTLIQEKLANMATKTYAMESSVYRTVGLYEDRMGQLTDEEVKDGKSIAVAISEYAIECSLNKVFGSETLDYCADEGVQIHGGYGFMAEYEVERAYRDSRINRIFEGTNEINRLLVPGTFLRKAFKGELPLLQKAQALQEELMMLMPEEVGDGVLEQEKYLVKNAKKIGLLIAGLAVQKYGKSLEKEQEILANIADIVSNVYAMESAVLRTEKAINRTGFEKNSQKVLYTQVYCQEAFNEIEAHAKETLIATEQGDALRMMLSALRKFTRYTPVNVIAKKREIAASVIEAEKFTV; encoded by the coding sequence ATGTCAAAAACGACTGAAGGTTTAGTTAAAGGTGGAGCATTCTTAATCGAGGATTTACAAGCGGATCAGATTTTCACACCAGAGGATTTTAATGAAGAGCATATCATGATTGGAAAGACGACTGAAGATTTTATCAGTGGAGAAGTAAAGCCACATATTGAAGAAATTGAAAATCATAATTTCGACATTTCCGTTAAGCTTTTAAAACAGGCTGGGGATTTAGGTTTATTAGGGGTAGATGTCCCTGAGGAATATGGTGGATTGGGGCTTGATAAAATTAGTTCTGCCGTAATTACAGAAAAGTTTTCTGGTGCTGGTGGATTTTCTTTATCATATGGAGCGCATGTGGGGATTGGATCTTTACCAATCGTTTTATTTGGAAATGAAGAACAAAAACAAAAATACCTACCATACTTAGCGACCGGGGAAAAACTTGCTGCCTATGCGTTGACTGAACCTGGTTCTGGTTCAGATGCTTTAGGTGCGAAAACAACAGCGAAATTAAATGCTGAAGGAACACATTATATCTTAAATGGCGAAAAGCAGTGGATTACAAATGCCGGATTCGCTGATGTATTTGTTGTTTATGCAAAAGTGGATGGTGAGCACTTTACAGCATTTATTGTTGATAGGGCTTTCTCTGGTGTTTCAACTGGACCTGAAGAAAAGAAGATGGGAATTAAAGGTTCTTCAACACGTACGTTAATTTTGGAGGATGTTGCTGTACCTAAAGAAAATCTCCTAGGGGAGCTAGGAAAAGGTCATATTATTGCTTTCAATATTTTAAATATCGGTCGTTATAAATTAGCTGTTGGTACAATTGGTGGTTCTAAAAATATCATCGAATTGGCTGTCAAATATGCGAATCAACGTCAACAATTTAAAACGCCGATCTCTAAATTTACTCTTATCCAGGAAAAGCTAGCGAATATGGCGACAAAAACTTATGCGATGGAAAGCTCTGTATATCGTACGGTTGGTTTGTATGAAGACCGTATGGGACAATTAACTGACGAAGAGGTAAAGGATGGCAAATCGATCGCTGTAGCTATTAGTGAATATGCAATTGAATGTTCATTAAATAAAGTGTTTGGATCAGAGACCCTTGATTATTGTGCGGATGAAGGTGTACAAATTCATGGTGGATATGGATTTATGGCTGAATATGAGGTGGAAAGAGCTTACCGAGATTCACGTATTAATCGTATCTTCGAAGGAACGAATGAAATTAATCGCCTATTAGTACCTGGAACGTTCTTAAGAAAAGCATTTAAAGGTGAGCTTCCTTTATTACAAAAAGCACAGGCTCTTCAAGAGGAATTAATGATGTTAATGCCAGAAGAAGTTGGAGACGGAGTGTTAGAACAAGAGAAATATCTTGTTAAAAATGCCAAGAAAATTGGCTTGCTGATTGCTGGTTTAGCTGTACAGAAGTATGGTAAATCACTAGAAAAAGAACAGGAAATTTTAGCTAATATTGCGGACATTGTGAGTAATGTATATGCGATGGAATCAGCAGTACTAAGAACTGAGAAAGCCATTAATAGAACTGGCTTTGAGAAGAATAGTCAGAAGGTTTTATATACTCAAGTATACTGTCAAGAAGCTTTTAATGAAATTGAAGCACATGCCAAAGAAACATTAATTGCGACAGAACAAGGTGACGCACTAAGAATGATGCTTTCAGCATTACGTAAATTTACTCGCTATACACCAGTTAATGTGATTGCTAAAAAACGTGAAATCGCAGCAAGTGTAATAGAAGCAGAAAAGTTTACAGTGTAA
- a CDS encoding arsenate reductase family protein, which produces MALTFYWYPKCSTCRNAKKLLEEHNISFEEVHIVEQNPSREVLADLYQKSGFELKKFFNTSGQKYRELGLKDKIKTSTDDELLDILASDGMLVKRPLLTDGEKVTLGFKEEQYKDTWL; this is translated from the coding sequence ATGGCTTTAACATTTTATTGGTATCCAAAATGTAGTACATGTCGCAATGCAAAAAAACTTTTAGAAGAGCATAATATCTCTTTCGAGGAAGTACACATCGTCGAACAAAATCCGTCACGTGAGGTACTAGCTGACCTTTATCAAAAAAGCGGATTTGAGTTAAAAAAATTCTTTAATACGAGTGGACAAAAGTATCGAGAACTAGGATTAAAGGATAAAATAAAAACTAGCACAGATGATGAACTATTAGATATATTAGCTTCGGATGGTATGCTTGTTAAACGACCACTTTTAACAGATGGTGAAAAAGTAACACTGGGCTTCAAAGAGGAACAGTATAAGGACACATGGCTTTAA
- the gcvH gene encoding glycine cleavage system protein GcvH: protein MNTPKELRYSEEHEWVKVEGDRIRIGITDFAQSELGDIVFVELPEVGDTIEANEPFGSVESVKTVSELYAPISGKIVEINEELDDSPEFVNESPYEKAWMIVIEPSEPSQVEGLMTAEQYEEMVNQD from the coding sequence ATGAATACACCAAAGGAATTACGTTATTCAGAAGAACATGAGTGGGTAAAGGTTGAAGGAGATCGTATCCGTATTGGGATTACAGATTTTGCTCAATCTGAACTAGGTGATATCGTGTTTGTTGAACTACCAGAAGTTGGAGATACAATTGAAGCTAATGAGCCTTTCGGAAGCGTAGAATCAGTAAAAACTGTTTCAGAGCTTTATGCCCCAATAAGCGGAAAAATTGTTGAAATCAATGAAGAGTTAGATGATAGCCCAGAGTTTGTTAATGAATCACCATATGAAAAAGCTTGGATGATTGTAATCGAACCATCCGAACCAAGCCAAGTAGAAGGCTTAATGACTGCAGAACAATATGAAGAAATGGTGAATCAAGACTAA